A genomic segment from Streptomyces sp. NBC_00654 encodes:
- a CDS encoding DegT/DnrJ/EryC1/StrS family aminotransferase, which yields MTTTEQLALLGGTPVIEQPLPHEVWPPPADEAELSELAEQRNTDISIKGNSGPIGRLEADFLAFLDGGARFAVTFNSGTSALFAAYFALGVREGVDVVGPALTYHAALSPVFALRGDVVLADIDPATRGLNPKALQAALTEHTKVITVVHQWGHPCDMNAILGIAERHGLRVLEDCSHAHGSRYKGRPVGTFGDAAVFSLQANKAVYAGEGGILVTSDPQVHDRATLLGHYRDRSRDAVLDEDLRAHWVTGFGLKLRMSPFNAIVARHALAAFPARMEARHRCLRHLGEQLGGVPYLEPVHVADHVDMGAWYGYKPLYRPEALGGVPRAVLIEALRAEGMEVGAPSGPRLSALPLYARPENPLFPGTPKKGIGPKSGSHAEHVEQTALSLPTFTNWPEDKTLIDQYAEAFRKIGRHREVLVRYAAGPNR from the coding sequence ATGACCACCACCGAGCAACTCGCCCTCCTCGGCGGCACGCCCGTCATCGAACAGCCGCTGCCGCACGAAGTCTGGCCGCCCCCCGCCGACGAGGCGGAGCTGTCGGAACTGGCCGAGCAGCGGAACACCGACATCTCCATCAAGGGCAACAGCGGTCCCATCGGCCGGCTCGAAGCCGACTTCCTCGCCTTCCTGGACGGCGGAGCCCGATTCGCCGTCACCTTCAACTCCGGGACCAGCGCCCTCTTCGCCGCCTACTTCGCGCTCGGTGTGCGCGAAGGCGTGGACGTCGTGGGCCCGGCGCTCACCTACCACGCGGCGCTGAGCCCCGTCTTCGCGCTCCGCGGCGACGTGGTCCTGGCCGACATCGACCCCGCGACCCGTGGTCTGAACCCGAAAGCACTCCAGGCCGCGCTCACCGAACACACCAAGGTCATCACGGTCGTCCACCAGTGGGGCCACCCCTGCGACATGAACGCGATCCTGGGCATCGCCGAGCGCCACGGGCTGCGCGTCCTGGAGGACTGCTCCCACGCCCACGGCAGCCGCTACAAGGGCAGGCCCGTCGGCACCTTCGGCGACGCCGCGGTCTTCTCCTTGCAGGCCAACAAGGCCGTCTACGCGGGCGAGGGCGGCATCCTCGTCACGAGCGACCCCCAGGTGCACGACCGCGCCACGCTCCTCGGTCACTACCGGGACCGCTCCCGGGACGCCGTACTCGACGAGGACCTGCGGGCGCACTGGGTCACCGGCTTCGGACTGAAGCTGCGCATGTCGCCGTTCAACGCCATCGTCGCCCGGCACGCACTCGCGGCGTTCCCGGCACGCATGGAAGCCCGGCACCGCTGCCTGCGCCACCTCGGCGAGCAACTCGGCGGCGTGCCCTACCTGGAGCCGGTGCACGTGGCCGACCACGTCGACATGGGCGCCTGGTACGGCTACAAACCGCTCTACCGGCCCGAGGCACTGGGCGGCGTCCCCCGTGCCGTCCTCATCGAGGCACTGCGTGCCGAAGGCATGGAAGTGGGCGCCCCCTCCGGCCCCCGCCTGTCGGCCCTGCCGCTCTACGCCCGCCCGGAGAACCCCCTCTTCCCCGGCACACCGAAGAAGGGCATCGGGCCCAAGAGCGGCTCGCACGCGGAACACGTCGAGCAGACCGCGCTGTCCCTGCCCACCTTCACCAACTGGCCCGAGGACAAGACGCTCATCGACCAGTACGCCGAAGCCTTCCGCAAGATCGGCCGCCACCGCGAAGTGCTCGTACGGTACGCCGCCGGGCCGAACCGATGA
- a CDS encoding WD40 repeat domain-containing protein: MNAGRGSPLPRLGRIRTEGAGTEALGTTRFATEASRIDGSGFDIRTDVSVIALTSDDAEIVGTDCYGRMFRWERLTGLQLAGPFALHAKRTIWGMVLTPDDLEVVTGGADGTLGRWERTTGTAFAERFAAHAAPILGLARTRDGHELVTASRDGTVRRWERTTWSPLGEPLRGPFGAVRAVALTPDDDLIVTAGQDGTVRRWNRTAGTPLGEPLLGHDGPVQSLAIGPEGREFASGGLDGTVRRWDRGADRPTGAPLMAGAPVRCVLLTGDGEITAACSNGTLHRWDRTGQRIGAALPAHATAIWSMTTTRDGSELLTGGWDRRILRWERITGVPLRPARTLTRIEAVPRLEIQGTTPF, translated from the coding sequence GTGAACGCGGGGCGGGGCAGCCCGCTCCCCCGGCTGGGACGTATCCGCACCGAGGGCGCGGGAACCGAGGCACTCGGGACCACACGGTTCGCGACCGAGGCGTCCCGGATCGATGGGTCCGGGTTCGACATCCGCACGGATGTGTCGGTGATCGCCCTGACCTCCGACGACGCGGAGATCGTCGGCACGGACTGTTACGGAAGGATGTTCCGCTGGGAGAGGCTGACCGGGCTGCAACTGGCCGGTCCGTTCGCTCTGCACGCCAAACGGACCATCTGGGGAATGGTGCTGACGCCCGATGACCTGGAGGTCGTCACCGGGGGCGCCGACGGCACGCTGGGGCGCTGGGAGCGGACGACCGGCACGGCCTTCGCCGAACGCTTCGCCGCCCATGCGGCACCGATCCTCGGCCTGGCCCGCACCCGCGACGGCCACGAACTGGTGACCGCTTCCCGGGACGGCACGGTCCGCCGCTGGGAGCGGACGACCTGGAGCCCGCTCGGCGAACCACTGCGCGGACCCTTCGGCGCGGTGCGAGCGGTGGCCCTCACCCCCGACGACGACCTGATCGTCACGGCCGGCCAGGACGGCACCGTACGGCGCTGGAACCGTACGGCCGGCACGCCGCTCGGCGAGCCGCTGCTCGGACACGACGGTCCGGTGCAGTCGCTCGCGATCGGCCCCGAGGGACGGGAGTTCGCCTCCGGCGGCCTGGACGGCACGGTGCGCCGGTGGGACCGCGGTGCGGACCGGCCCACCGGGGCGCCGCTCATGGCGGGGGCGCCGGTGCGGTGCGTGCTGCTCACGGGGGACGGCGAGATCACGGCGGCCTGCTCGAACGGCACCCTGCACCGCTGGGACCGGACCGGGCAGCGTATCGGTGCGGCGCTGCCCGCGCACGCGACCGCCATCTGGTCCATGACGACGACACGGGACGGGTCCGAGCTCCTGACGGGCGGCTGGGACCGGCGGATCCTGCGGTGGGAGCGGATCACCGGCGTGCCGCTGCGGCCCGCCCGCACGCTGACCCGGATCGAGGCCGTGCCGCGCCTGGAGATCCAGGGAACCACACCGTTCTGA
- a CDS encoding Ig-like domain-containing protein encodes MPSITIDTSQLTFPLVAVSRDDSGAGAGAGSSPWDGLVDGAAVPPPEVALPAGTGYRLRLGDGTTAAVTFDVREDGTLDFAPEHDAFLDGRGGHRLTVRGMPVTIDARALDHPLTPELPGAGPLSSDRVHELLLLPSASYRLLVEAGTAVGALAFSVAPDGQVQLAMKAAEAGVAEATGSTLTIQGRTVTVDGRSLSHGLLPVGVPDAGMGSFLSPDTVHRLTMLPAAGYTFHTAPGLPADFSYTVRADGNVDYDPSCDTFLTGRGTRTLVVSGFPVALGAAEADSDLLGIAALDGLPHTPRELTAVLAPASGYQPRTAHGVCSGFRVTRDGALVVAPPGTRSYSSAPEGSPATATAGLAVLTVRIARAVPGGAPPRGRVTFTADGVSLGTVLLDELGLATLRTAAPPKGDQEIVVAYEGDDAHRPSMTTLHVRGGARTP; translated from the coding sequence ATGCCTTCCATCACCATCGACACCTCACAGCTGACGTTCCCCCTCGTCGCGGTCTCCCGGGACGACTCCGGGGCCGGGGCCGGGGCCGGGAGCAGCCCCTGGGACGGCCTCGTCGACGGGGCCGCCGTACCGCCGCCGGAGGTGGCGCTACCCGCGGGCACGGGCTATCGGCTGCGTCTGGGCGACGGTACGACGGCCGCCGTCACCTTCGACGTACGCGAGGACGGAACCCTCGACTTCGCACCCGAGCACGACGCGTTCCTCGACGGCCGCGGCGGACACCGCCTCACCGTGCGAGGGATGCCGGTCACCATCGATGCCAGAGCTCTGGACCACCCGCTCACGCCGGAGCTGCCGGGCGCCGGTCCGCTGTCCTCGGACCGCGTCCACGAGTTGCTCCTGCTGCCCTCCGCGAGCTACCGGCTGCTGGTCGAGGCAGGCACCGCCGTCGGCGCCCTCGCCTTCTCCGTCGCACCCGACGGGCAGGTCCAGCTCGCCATGAAGGCCGCGGAAGCCGGTGTCGCCGAGGCCACCGGAAGCACCCTCACGATCCAGGGACGCACCGTCACGGTCGACGGCCGGTCCCTCTCCCACGGCCTGCTGCCGGTCGGCGTGCCGGACGCGGGCATGGGCTCCTTCCTGTCCCCGGACACCGTGCACCGGCTCACGATGCTTCCGGCCGCCGGATACACCTTCCACACCGCACCCGGTCTGCCCGCCGACTTCTCGTACACCGTCCGCGCCGACGGGAACGTCGACTACGACCCGTCCTGCGACACTTTCCTGACCGGGCGCGGCACACGCACCCTCGTCGTGAGCGGGTTCCCCGTGGCACTCGGCGCCGCCGAAGCGGACAGCGACCTCCTCGGCATCGCGGCCCTCGACGGCCTGCCGCATACCCCTCGCGAACTGACCGCAGTCCTCGCTCCCGCGAGCGGTTACCAGCCACGGACGGCGCACGGCGTGTGCAGCGGCTTCCGGGTCACGCGCGACGGCGCCCTCGTCGTCGCTCCGCCGGGCACCCGCTCGTACTCCTCGGCCCCGGAGGGCTCCCCCGCGACCGCGACCGCTGGACTTGCGGTCCTCACGGTCCGCATCGCCCGGGCCGTCCCGGGCGGAGCCCCGCCCCGGGGCAGGGTCACCTTCACCGCGGACGGGGTGTCCCTCGGCACGGTCCTCCTGGACGAGCTGGGCCTGGCGACGCTGCGCACGGCGGCCCCGCCGAAGGGCGATCAGGAGATCGTCGTCGCCTACGAAGGGGACGACGCGCACCGCCCGAGCATGACGACGCTGCACGTCCGTGGAGGCGCGCGCACACCCTGA
- a CDS encoding methyltransferase — MTVQETPETVAQALQHALVGADLPDSFTLLGREWSLHRGVFPSTLSAATEVLASMVPYPPGGSFLEVGCGTGVISVTAALHGCASVTALDINDKAVANTAANAERHGVSDRVRVLHSDMYEALRPSDRFDAIFWNVPWTYVEDDFPLSTVLHSAVFDPGYQGQARYLTGAHEHLADGGRLLLGTADLGDRQRLDTIAEKAGMRVELLRHVRRIEEVRVMEYHLLELHTE, encoded by the coding sequence ATGACCGTCCAGGAGACCCCCGAGACCGTTGCCCAGGCCCTCCAGCACGCCCTCGTCGGTGCTGACCTGCCGGACTCCTTCACCCTGCTGGGGCGGGAATGGAGCCTGCACCGAGGCGTGTTCCCCAGCACCCTGAGCGCCGCCACCGAGGTGCTGGCCTCGATGGTGCCCTATCCGCCCGGCGGCTCGTTCCTGGAGGTCGGCTGCGGCACGGGCGTCATCTCCGTGACCGCCGCACTCCACGGCTGTGCCTCCGTCACCGCGCTGGACATCAACGACAAGGCAGTGGCCAATACGGCAGCCAACGCCGAACGGCACGGTGTGAGCGACCGGGTGCGCGTCCTCCACAGCGACATGTACGAAGCGCTCCGGCCCTCGGACCGCTTCGACGCCATCTTCTGGAACGTGCCCTGGACCTACGTGGAGGACGACTTCCCGCTCTCCACCGTCCTGCACTCCGCCGTCTTCGATCCGGGCTACCAGGGCCAGGCCCGGTACCTCACCGGCGCCCACGAACACCTGGCCGACGGCGGCAGGCTGCTGCTGGGCACGGCCGACCTCGGGGACCGCCAACGGCTCGACACCATCGCGGAGAAGGCAGGCATGCGGGTCGAACTCCTGCGCCACGTGCGCCGGATCGAGGAGGTCCGGGTCATGGAGTACCACCTGCTCGAACTCCACACGGAGTGA
- a CDS encoding NUDIX hydrolase, with protein sequence MTEANEPRCVVGALIRDPYDRIFVQRRSADRRLFPDCWDVVGGAVEEGESLLDALGREITEETGWRLRRVLALVAHEEWTADGLLHVESDYVVEVDGDLASPELERDKHTEFAWVTAAEVSLLDKNSPGGSNFIKDVVTAAHAWLANTSGKRHKVL encoded by the coding sequence ATGACCGAGGCGAACGAACCCCGATGTGTGGTGGGCGCGCTGATCCGCGACCCGTACGACCGAATCTTCGTCCAGCGCCGCTCGGCCGACCGACGCCTCTTCCCCGACTGCTGGGACGTCGTCGGCGGAGCGGTGGAGGAAGGGGAGTCCCTCCTGGACGCGCTGGGCAGGGAGATCACAGAGGAGACCGGGTGGCGGCTACGGCGGGTCCTCGCCCTGGTGGCGCACGAGGAGTGGACGGCGGACGGACTGCTGCACGTCGAGTCGGACTACGTCGTCGAGGTGGACGGGGACCTCGCCTCGCCCGAACTCGAACGGGACAAGCACACCGAGTTCGCCTGGGTCACTGCCGCGGAGGTCTCGTTGCTCGACAAGAACTCACCGGGCGGAAGCAACTTCATCAAGGACGTGGTGACCGCAGCACACGCGTGGCTCGCCAACACCTCCGGGAAGCGCCACAAAGTTCTCTGA
- a CDS encoding cyclopropane-fatty-acyl-phospholipid synthase family protein, translating into MTNDPTAHHTLPSSPDADRLHNEQDTQTETADGAAVDGNIHVGYWDSTADDRSLNQATDRLTDLVAAQLAGAPGRRLLDVGCGTGRPALRIARATGVRVSGVSVSAEDIDLARTRAAAAGLADRVEFRYADACALPFEAASFDGAWAIESMMHIPDRTAALTEIARTLRPGSPLVVTDVLLRSPVTGEAAETVRRTGQAFGSPGFPEPAELRTALARADMEVVEFNDIGEHVRRTYQAFADAFADVAPSADDPHYEFFNSTRSLPRFGALPQIGYVFLVARRL; encoded by the coding sequence ATGACCAACGACCCGACCGCACACCACACCCTCCCTTCATCGCCGGACGCCGACCGACTCCACAACGAGCAGGACACGCAGACCGAGACCGCGGACGGCGCGGCCGTCGACGGGAACATCCACGTCGGCTACTGGGACAGCACCGCGGACGACCGTTCCCTCAACCAGGCCACCGACCGGCTCACCGACCTCGTGGCGGCACAACTGGCCGGCGCACCTGGCCGGCGTCTGCTGGACGTCGGCTGCGGAACCGGACGGCCGGCCCTGCGCATCGCCCGCGCCACCGGCGTGCGCGTGTCGGGAGTCTCGGTCAGCGCCGAGGACATCGACCTCGCCCGTACCCGGGCGGCCGCCGCCGGCCTCGCAGATCGGGTGGAGTTCCGCTACGCGGACGCCTGCGCACTGCCCTTCGAGGCCGCGTCCTTCGACGGCGCCTGGGCCATCGAGTCCATGATGCACATCCCCGACCGTACCGCCGCCCTCACTGAGATCGCCCGCACCCTGCGGCCCGGCAGCCCGCTGGTCGTCACCGATGTGCTGCTCCGCTCGCCGGTGACCGGGGAGGCCGCGGAGACGGTCCGCCGGACCGGCCAGGCGTTCGGGTCCCCCGGGTTTCCCGAACCGGCGGAGCTCCGAACGGCCCTCGCCCGCGCCGATATGGAGGTGGTGGAGTTCAACGACATCGGAGAGCATGTCCGGCGCACCTACCAGGCGTTCGCCGATGCCTTCGCCGATGTCGCACCCTCCGCCGACGACCCCCACTACGAATTCTTCAACTCCACGCGCTCCCTTCCCCGGTTCGGTGCGCTCCCACAGATCGGCTACGTCTTCCTGGTCGCCCGCCGCCTCTGA
- a CDS encoding Gfo/Idh/MocA family protein produces MSSDRLNNVRPRPRVLVVGFAGHQGKEYLPIVRENADVVGGVDPAPAASSLADAWEFPHYDVLDEALEKVEFDAAVVTVPHSEHFPVCTELLSHGRHIIKEKPFAVTEQEARQLIHLAQLADRSVFTLLQRNFNPVFHFAQKSLARIGQPYWFSYDYHLNLAHPTTGWRASREQAMGGVLLDMGYHLIDVLSGLFPEPPRVRSAFVHQYREMRDRHLEDLVSLMCSYPATGLAGSLRISRHNHEKVERLCVLGTEGALSVAPTAATLHSVGGLPLESCTWAGPKIDAVRSMIAHHLAHLDDRYYRQDHFQRQLAAVRTIDGIYRDRSGEQNRLADRCA; encoded by the coding sequence ATGTCCAGTGACAGGTTGAACAACGTGCGACCGCGACCGCGAGTACTGGTGGTCGGATTTGCTGGACATCAAGGAAAGGAGTATCTGCCGATTGTGCGAGAGAATGCCGACGTCGTCGGCGGCGTCGACCCCGCCCCGGCGGCCTCGTCACTCGCCGACGCTTGGGAATTCCCGCACTATGACGTCCTCGACGAGGCACTGGAGAAAGTCGAATTCGACGCCGCTGTGGTCACCGTGCCGCACAGTGAGCACTTCCCGGTCTGCACGGAACTCCTGTCCCACGGCAGGCACATCATCAAGGAGAAGCCGTTCGCCGTCACCGAGCAGGAAGCCCGGCAACTGATACACCTGGCGCAACTGGCCGACCGCAGCGTCTTCACGCTGCTGCAACGGAACTTCAACCCGGTCTTCCACTTCGCCCAGAAGAGCCTCGCCCGGATCGGGCAGCCCTACTGGTTCTCCTACGACTACCACTTGAACCTGGCGCACCCGACCACGGGTTGGCGTGCCTCCAGGGAGCAGGCGATGGGCGGTGTGCTCCTCGACATGGGCTACCACCTCATCGATGTACTCAGCGGACTGTTCCCCGAACCTCCTCGGGTGCGCTCCGCCTTCGTGCACCAGTACCGGGAGATGCGGGACCGCCATCTGGAGGATCTCGTCAGCCTGATGTGCAGCTATCCCGCGACGGGACTGGCGGGCTCGCTGCGCATCTCGCGCCATAACCACGAGAAGGTCGAACGCCTCTGTGTGCTCGGCACGGAAGGCGCGTTGAGTGTCGCCCCTACGGCCGCCACCCTGCACTCCGTCGGAGGGCTGCCGTTGGAGAGCTGCACCTGGGCGGGCCCCAAGATCGACGCCGTGCGCTCCATGATCGCCCACCATCTGGCACACCTGGACGACCGCTACTACCGCCAGGACCACTTCCAGCGTCAGCTCGCCGCCGTACGCACGATCGACGGGATCTACCGGGACCGGTCGGGCGAACAGAACAGGCTCGCCGACCGGTGCGCCTGA